The proteins below are encoded in one region of Ascaphus truei isolate aAscTru1 chromosome 10, aAscTru1.hap1, whole genome shotgun sequence:
- the LOC142504018 gene encoding putative defense protein 3 isoform X2: MDPSLHNIVILLGVLCPLLTVAYPSGKVEGSCDSMEPGHGTTGQTSSAPYTLTLSQNSYSDGEKLTVTLSSNPGAVQFKGFLIQARAGSSNTPLGSFQISGSDAQILTCSTLPSAVSHTSASSKASVQVTWVAPSTNIPDIQFRATVVQVKTIYWNTVLGPKLTYIKVPASTNATAASGATMTSGTTAASNTTVASGATATSKATVASGATSALGGHGKHSGFRLFAPSLYELTFYAMIVVAALLRV, encoded by the exons ATGGATCCTTCATTACATAACATTGTGATCCTGCTGGGTGTCCTCTGCCCCCTTCTTACTGTTGCCTACCCAAGTGGAAAAGTTGAGGGTTCCTGCGACTCGATGGAGCCCGGTCATGGAACAACAGGCCAAACCTCCAGCGCTCCTTATACTCTGACCCTGTCTCAGAACAGCTACAGTGACGGGGAGAAGCTCACAG TGACTCTCAGTAGTAACCCAGGAGCTGTCCAGTTTAAAGGTTTCCTGATCCAGGCTCGTGCTGGCAGCAGTAACACCCCTCTGGGCTCCTTCCAGATCAGCGGCTCAGACGCACAGATCCTGACGTGTAGCACTCTGCCG AGCGCAGTGAGTCATACGTCTGCCAGCAGCAAAGCAAGTGTGCAGGTGACGTGGGTAGCACCAAGCACCAACATCCCAGATATTCAGTTCAG GGCCACGGTTGTGCAAGTAAAAACGATCTACTGGAATACTGTTCTTGGTCCAAAACTCACATACATCAAAGTACCTGCCAGCACCAACGCAACAGCGGCGTCCGGTGCAACAATGACGTCCGGGACCACAGCAGCGTCCAACACAACAGTGGCATCCGGGGCAACAGCGACGTCCAAG GCAACAGTGGCATCCGGGGCAACTTCGGCTTTAGGTGGACATGGTAAACACAGCGGATTCCGACTCTTT GCTCCTTCCCTCTATGAGCTCACATTCTACGCCATGATTGTAGTGGCCGCCCTCCTCAGAGTCTGA
- the LOC142504018 gene encoding putative defense protein 3 isoform X1 has product MDPSLHNIVILLGVLCPLLTVAYPSGKVEGSCDSMEPGHGTTGQTSSAPYTLTLSQNSYSDGEKLTVTLSSNPGAVQFKGFLIQARAGSSNTPLGSFQISGSDAQILTCSTLPSAVSHTSASSKASVQVTWVAPSTNIPDIQFRATVVQVKTIYWNTVLGPKLTYIKVPASTNATAASGATMTSGTTAASNTTVASGATATSKATAASGATATSKATVASGATSALGGHGKHSGFRLFAPSLYELTFYAMIVVAALLRV; this is encoded by the exons ATGGATCCTTCATTACATAACATTGTGATCCTGCTGGGTGTCCTCTGCCCCCTTCTTACTGTTGCCTACCCAAGTGGAAAAGTTGAGGGTTCCTGCGACTCGATGGAGCCCGGTCATGGAACAACAGGCCAAACCTCCAGCGCTCCTTATACTCTGACCCTGTCTCAGAACAGCTACAGTGACGGGGAGAAGCTCACAG TGACTCTCAGTAGTAACCCAGGAGCTGTCCAGTTTAAAGGTTTCCTGATCCAGGCTCGTGCTGGCAGCAGTAACACCCCTCTGGGCTCCTTCCAGATCAGCGGCTCAGACGCACAGATCCTGACGTGTAGCACTCTGCCG AGCGCAGTGAGTCATACGTCTGCCAGCAGCAAAGCAAGTGTGCAGGTGACGTGGGTAGCACCAAGCACCAACATCCCAGATATTCAGTTCAG GGCCACGGTTGTGCAAGTAAAAACGATCTACTGGAATACTGTTCTTGGTCCAAAACTCACATACATCAAAGTACCTGCCAGCACCAACGCAACAGCGGCGTCCGGTGCAACAATGACGTCCGGGACCACAGCAGCGTCCAACACAACAGTGGCATCCGGGGCAACAGCGACGTCCAAGGCAACAGCGGCGTCTGGGGCAACAGCGACGTCCAAGGCAACAGTGGCATCCGGGGCAACTTCGGCTTTAGGTGGACATGGTAAACACAGCGGATTCCGACTCTTT GCTCCTTCCCTCTATGAGCTCACATTCTACGCCATGATTGTAGTGGCCGCCCTCCTCAGAGTCTGA